TTGACAACCAACTTTGCCGTATCGATACTAAACTGGTCTGGGATACATGCAACACAAAGTGGTCATACCATAATCTTTCCACCTGAATCAAAAATCTCTCAAGTAGATGTGCTTCCTGCCTGTGCAGGATTACATGAATCTGCAATATTTCTAGCTGCATTTGGTCTGATGATAATTGATCTTAGTCGTAAAGCTCCAAAGAAAAAACTTGCCATTATTTTTGTATTAGGTTCTATTAGTGTATTTTTTGCAAACATGGCAAGAATTATGTTCTTAATATATGTCGGTTATGCGTTTGGTTATGATGCATTAGAAACAGATCACTTGTACGCCGGTACAATCATGTTTTTATCCTTGATTGGTTTGCTTTGGTGGTTGTCCCTTAGATGGATTCTAAAAAAGCCACAGACGCAAATAAATCATCAAGATTTAGTTTAGATCACTGAATTTTCTTTTACACTAAACCATCTTTGAAGTATCACTGGTTGAAGTTGTTGGCGTTATTTGTTTTGCACAATTCTTGTGATACCATTTTCCACCAAATATCACATCACCCTCTGTGAGCTGCATCTCTTTACCACAAACATGACATTGTTCTTTCATTATTTTTTATCTTCCAGTTACAGATTTTCATGTATTGTATCAAAAGCACATGTGTGTTTTTTTATTGACATACACTCTAAATCATACGTGCAAGTTATCTAATGAGCTTTATTTTTGTGCATAATCGAAACTTTAATGGTTTTTTGACAATCATAGATAGAATGTGTTTTTTTCATTTATGCCAATTTGTCCCTTTCTAGAGGGTAAAAATACTAGATATCAAAATTGGAAATAAATTTATTATTCAAATTTTGTCTCTACTGTGTGTATTTTTATGGGGATAATACCTATCTTTTTAACTCCAATACTAGAAAATAGAAATGACTCTGATGAATAGAAATAAAATTCTATACTTTGTACTGCCAATGATTTTGGTACTTGGAATCTATGGCACTCAAATCTCTTATGAAAAAAGTGGTTACTTTGTACCATTACATATTGAAAAATCTAACTCTATCATGATTGTGAGTATAGATAACTCTAATTTCAAACAAGGTCAATCAATGAATGTTACAGGAAAGGTAAATCATTCCACCGAGGGTGTTTCTGTATTAATGCAAATAATTGATCCTACTAACAAGGTAGTCGGTGACTTTCATTCTGCGGTAAATAGATTTGGAATCTTTAATCAATTTTTTAATATTCCGGATACATTTTCATCCGGCAAGTACATCTTAACTGCATACTATGAAGGAGATCCAAAAAAAACACTACTTTCTTTTAACATAAATATTTCGAACACTCCATACGGACAAGTATACATTTTGATTCCGTTTGGCGCATCAACAGAAGGAAACAACATAAATTTTGATCCTTCAAGCATTATCGTTCCTCAAGGAACAAAAATTGTTTGGACAAATAATGACGCTAACATCCATGATATAACAAGTGGAAAGGTAAACCCTGACGGCACTTTTGCTTTAAACAATCTTTTTGAAGGTGGCTTTATACCTCCTGGACAAGATCTTGCGATCTCTCCTAATCCTGGAAATTATACTTATTTTTGTAAGATACATCCATGGCTTGATGGAACCATATCCGTGAAAAAAACTCCAGTTACACCTAAACCCGTACCACCAGTAAAAGCTAAACAACCCATACCACCAGTAAAAGCTAAACAACCCGTACCACCAGTAAAAGCTAAACAACCCGTACCACCAGTAGTTACACCTAAAACTGTACCTCCATTAACGGCTAAACCTGCACCAAGTACAAACTCTACATTTACAAATTCTACTACGCTTGTTACAAACTCTTC
The Nitrosopumilaceae archaeon DNA segment above includes these coding regions:
- a CDS encoding exosortase/archaeosortase family protein; translated protein: MKSFTLERIGPKTVLGLALIALSFVIYLIFESTNTYHTNTEYFIPMGVASFGIGFHLALSKIKALQSIKKVLTFIVIGILAFGIFTWMGWEKYILDSSYAMTLAELTTNFAVSILNWSGIHATQSGHTIIFPPESKISQVDVLPACAGLHESAIFLAAFGLMIIDLSRKAPKKKLAIIFVLGSISVFFANMARIMFLIYVGYAFGYDALETDHLYAGTIMFLSLIGLLWWLSLRWILKKPQTQINHQDLV
- a CDS encoding plastocyanin/azurin family copper-binding protein is translated as MTLMNRNKILYFVLPMILVLGIYGTQISYEKSGYFVPLHIEKSNSIMIVSIDNSNFKQGQSMNVTGKVNHSTEGVSVLMQIIDPTNKVVGDFHSAVNRFGIFNQFFNIPDTFSSGKYILTAYYEGDPKKTLLSFNINISNTPYGQVYILIPFGASTEGNNINFDPSSIIVPQGTKIVWTNNDANIHDITSGKVNPDGTFALNNLFEGGFIPPGQDLAISPNPGNYTYFCKIHPWLDGTISVKKTPVTPKPVPPVKAKQPIPPVKAKQPVPPVKAKQPVPPVVTPKTVPPLTAKPAPSTNSTFTNSTTLVTNSSSPTGSDNFLSVILKDLVSFFTGGGSSVSHNNNTTKSNSSQTAEPTSPVSSEPKSPVVSSSPSHDPTLLSYWTFDNNLTITKDQGVLGKNLIQVGKGKIVSGR